Within the Desulfovibrio sp. genome, the region CCGCCCGCGCCCATGAGCACACCAAAAATACCGATGCCCAGGGTGAGCAGGAAGGGCCAGAACACGTTCAGGGAGGTGCCTGCGCCGGACATGTACATCACCGGGAAGGAAATTGCGTTGTCCACCACAACGGGTTTGGACTTGAGGTCCTTATCCGAAAATGCCGTGATGGTGTACTTTCCAGGGGCGCTGCCGTCAGGGATTTTCACCTTACAGGTGTAGGAGCCGTCCGGCTGCACCTGCACCGTGGGGGACAACAGCTTCCCCGGGGTGCGGAACCGGGCCTTCACCAGCTGCATGGAACGGCGTTTGTTCTCCTGGGGGTCCAGGGTCGCGAGCTTGTCACCGCGCGAGCCGAGAATGGAGGCCATAAACGAGGTCTGGTATGCGTCGATGGCGATCTTGGCAGGAACGCTGTAGGCCACGTCCGCGCCAAGTTCTTTCAGAGCGTCTGAATACGGGAACTTGCGCCCCTGAGCCTTGAACTTCTCAAAGACCTCCTTGGTGGAGGTGGGGGTGTAGATTTGATAGAAAGCCGGAAGGTCCTGGGTGAGGTAGAGCTTGTAGGGACGCTTGCCTTCCTTGTCCGGGCGGTCGTCGAAGAACACTGCGCGAACCTTGCTCTCGTTCGCCACCTCTATATACACGGGTTTTCCGGGCTGGGTCTTGCCCGAAACGGTTACCTCGCCGCCGTTGCTGAGTGAAGCTTTGTCAACGGAGAGGCTTAAGCCCCCGGCCGCATCCGCTGCCGGCGCGGCCTGAGCGGGAGCAGGTTTTTGATCCTGGGCTTGGCCGAAAGGCACGTAATAAGACGCCATGACGAGGCACAGCATTACCATCGCCACAATTGCGCGTTTTCTCGACATAGGCTGGGGCTCCTTATTGCGATGTTTCGATGCGTTCTATCCGTGAAACCGGGCGTTACACCCCCGGCTCTTCGAGCTGGTGCTTGAGCAACTTTTCTCCCCACTGGGAGCGAATGGATTTCGAGGCCTCGTTGGGCCTGACGAATTCCAGGGCGTGTGCGGTACAACCAGTGACGCAGGCGGGGTTCTTCCCGGCGTCGATGCGGTCGCGGCAGAAATCGCATTTAATGGCCTTGCCCGA harbors:
- a CDS encoding sulfite exporter TauE/SafE family protein, which gives rise to MSRKRAIVAMVMLCLVMASYYVPFGQAQDQKPAPAQAAPAADAAGGLSLSVDKASLSNGGEVTVSGKTQPGKPVYIEVANESKVRAVFFDDRPDKEGKRPYKLYLTQDLPAFYQIYTPTSTKEVFEKFKAQGRKFPYSDALKELGADVAYSVPAKIAIDAYQTSFMASILGSRGDKLATLDPQENKRRSMQLVKARFRTPGKLLSPTVQVQPDGSYTCKVKIPDGSAPGKYTITAFSDKDLKSKPVVVDNAISFPVMYMSGAGTSLNVFWPFLLTLGIGIFGVLMGAGGGFLLNPILLSIWPALPHTIVAGTVTPTVLFSQMSGVYNYTKIKFISWKLGIIMGLAMAAGGFIGPKLTELITLDQFKFVFGIILLILAALMLWQTTPGYLERNKKEQAILKEFKKRAEESAKAKG